Proteins encoded together in one Procambarus clarkii isolate CNS0578487 chromosome 11, FALCON_Pclarkii_2.0, whole genome shotgun sequence window:
- the LOC123758540 gene encoding uncharacterized protein isoform X1 — translation MTYPFRLYVTLFASTWWLLTTTAAEDNTNTTKPETRVWSPGRITQVTLAVVESTLLTLMLVFPQVMDPIVSFINKHVGGSGSRRRRDVRAVVTEQAAAIHNLLLDAIDQFEDMDNTLAMVPQ, via the exons ATGACCTACCCATT CAGGTTGTACGTGACGTTGTTCGCCTCGACGTGGTGGCTGCTGACGACGACGGCGGCGGAAGATAACACAAATACCACTAAACCAGAGACCAGAGTGTGGAGTCCGGGCCGCATCACGCAA GTAACGCTTGCCGTGGTAGAGTCGACGCTCCTTACGTTAATGTTGGTCTTTCCGCAAGTGATGGACCCTATCGTCTCCTTCATCAACAAACAC gttggtggtagtgggtcgAGACGTCGGAGGGACGTGAGGGCGGTGGTGACGGAGCAGGCGGCGGCCATCCACAACCTTCTCCTGGACGCAATAGATCAGTTCGAGGACATGGACAACACCCTCGCTATGGTTCCACAGTAG
- the LOC123758540 gene encoding uncharacterized protein isoform X2 yields MTYPLLYVTLFASTWWLLTTTAAEDNTNTTKPETRVWSPGRITQVTLAVVESTLLTLMLVFPQVMDPIVSFINKHVGGSGSRRRRDVRAVVTEQAAAIHNLLLDAIDQFEDMDNTLAMVPQ; encoded by the exons ATGACCTACCCATT GTTGTACGTGACGTTGTTCGCCTCGACGTGGTGGCTGCTGACGACGACGGCGGCGGAAGATAACACAAATACCACTAAACCAGAGACCAGAGTGTGGAGTCCGGGCCGCATCACGCAA GTAACGCTTGCCGTGGTAGAGTCGACGCTCCTTACGTTAATGTTGGTCTTTCCGCAAGTGATGGACCCTATCGTCTCCTTCATCAACAAACAC gttggtggtagtgggtcgAGACGTCGGAGGGACGTGAGGGCGGTGGTGACGGAGCAGGCGGCGGCCATCCACAACCTTCTCCTGGACGCAATAGATCAGTTCGAGGACATGGACAACACCCTCGCTATGGTTCCACAGTAG